The genomic stretch CCCCACAGGGaaacagaggttcagagacagccACCAAGCGGCCCGAAGGCCGAGCTGGGACTCAGCTCCGGCTCCTGAGAAGGGCTTCACCTCTCCGCACCTCCGCTTCTTGTCCGTCATACATGGCCCTGACGGGACCGGCCTCAGGGGCTGGAGATGAGCCAACACTGCAAAGACTGAGCGTGACTCCTGCACCTGGTGAGCACTCGGCAAACACCTGCGACAGCGCCGAGTGCCATAACCACTTGCAATTCGAACTTCATCGTGTGTCCGTGAGCTTTTACGGGAGGGAAACCAGAAATGGCAAGGGGCATCCTTTTGCGCCTGGAGGGGAAGGAACTTCTTACCCCAGTGCCCTGGTtttgctgccccctggtggcagcaTACTCGTGCGACGCCCAAAACACTCTCCCAACTACTTTCCATCTCCAATGGCACAACCAACCAACACCCAGACACATTCTACAAAACAGAGAAGGCTTTTATTCTGTCAGATGCTGCGTCATGCAGCATGGACGGGCCTGGCCAGGGACAGGTGAGGCGGGGTGACCGGGGCAGCCCCTTCTAGTGGCTCCTACTTGCAGGGTCCCTGGGGTGGAGTCGAGGGTGGTCGTCGTGTTGGCGGATGATGGAGTTGATCCAGTCTGCAAACTGCGCCACGGGGGCAAAGGCGTCTGGGAAGAAGCCGGAGCCGCAGGTTCCTCTGATGAAGGAGTCGATCCCGTGGATCAGCCCGTTGCAGACCAGGGGCCCGCCGGAGTCCCCCTGTGCGGAGCCGGTGAGATTAGGAGGCGAGGCTTCCgggcctccccacctgcctcccttcGGGGTTGGGAAGTCCTCCTGGCATCTGGCTCGCAGTCCTGGTTGCTGTggcccaggcaggggtggggtgggagcggAGAGGGGGGTTGCAGGTACTCACAAAGCAGATGCCGGCGCGGCGGCGCGGCACCAGCGTGCACACGTTGGTGGGGCGGCAGAGGGACGTCACCACGGTCACGTTGAGCTGCTGGAGGACTCTGGCTGGCGGCCGGTTTGCGCCCAGCCGACCCCATCCCATGGCCAGGCACCGCACCCCATTGCCCACACCTTGGCCCTGCTCGGGCAGCCTGGCCACCTGCACGTTGGCGTTGACCGTGGCTGACCCGTTGAGCTGCAGTGGGCAGGACAGAGCGTCGAAGCGTCACATGGGGCAGTGGGTGCCCGACGCGCCCCTTCCCGGGTCTGTGTCCCCTGGGGGCCCTGTGATGGTTCTGGGATTTTATGGAGGAGGATGGCCTCCCTGCAGGATGCTCCGCTCCCCCCCCTGAGTGTCAGCTTCCCCGTTTGTGAAGTAGAAGCAACCACAGCGGCTCAGGGTGAACCTGGACATGTCTTGAGTTCAGGAAACAGCAGGTACCAAACTATGGGCAACACCAATGACCACAAACCCCTGGTTCTGGAACATGGCCGAGAGTAACCACAGCTCTGGGGGACgcttctccctccagcctcccacccGTCTGAACGTGGGGGATTTTGCCCCGTTTCACAAAGACAGGGACTGTCCCCGCCCTCGGCCACAGGGCACGAACAGTCACAACCGTCTGCTCAGAGCACGCTGCGTCCTCTTGTTCA from Eptesicus fuscus isolate TK198812 chromosome 6, DD_ASM_mEF_20220401, whole genome shotgun sequence encodes the following:
- the ELANE gene encoding neutrophil elastase; the protein is MTQSCRSSGPALASILLTVLLGGPVLASEIVGGRQARPHAWPFMVSLQQRGGHFCGGTLVAPNFVMSAAHCVNGVNFRAVQVVLGAHNLGRPEPTRQLFGIQRVFENGFDAQRLVNDIVLLQLNGSATVNANVQVARLPEQGQGVGNGVRCLAMGWGRLGANRPPARVLQQLNVTVVTSLCRPTNVCTLVPRRRAGICFGDSGGPLVCNGLIHGIDSFIRGTCGSGFFPDAFAPVAQFADWINSIIRQHDDHPRLHPRDPASRSH